ACACCTTTCGCTTCCCATTCCTTCCATCCTGTAGACGGTTTCTTACAATCCATCTCCTACCACATTTACCCATTGATCTTACCATTACACAAGGTTTCTTATTTGATTCTTTTCACTTTTGTTAACTTCTGGACTGTCATGATCCATGATGGCCAATACCTATCAAACAACCCAGCAGTGAATGGTACCGCATGCCACACTGTTCATCATCTATACTTTAACTATAACTACGGTCAGTTCACTACTCTATGGGACAGACTGGGCGGTTCATACCGTAGACCTGATGACTCATTGTTTGATCCTAAATTAAGAGACGCCAAGGAGACCTGGGATGCTCAAGTTAAGGAAGTGGAACACTTCATCAAGGAGGTCGAAggtgatgataatgatagaGTTTACGAAAACGATCCAAATACcaagaagaacaattaAGTGCACTTTCCTTGTTTGTCTCATCAAgcttttatctttttgtttaagAACTTTCATACAACAAATaacatttatatatatttatatacacATAAACATGTTCTAAAGTACGCACATCATAAAGATGTCCATCTCAATGTTAGTCTAGTTCATATATTGTTCGTATCTTATGTTGATGCGCCCATTAAATGGCTCTTTTTCCCTTTctagtgaaaaaaaaaatcgaagAGCTGGAAAATTTGAGCACAGGCAAACAGTGGCAAGCATTTAGTTATTTAACTGCTTTAGAAGAACGCAATTGacattcaaaaaaagacaacATTGCCGTATAATCAAAGCCTTATGTCCATAGCACGACTAGTACATTCTCTTTTCAGAAGAGTACGATCGGTTCTCTTACTTTTTATTACCATTTCgctattattttattatacGTTTCAGAATGAAATAGACATCTTAAATTCGTATGCTTTAAACGATTCACTACCGTCTATaaacaataatgatattaaTATAGAAGCCTCCTCGAATATGGAGTCTCCTGACCTATTTTCTGCAAGTTCAGACCGAATAGCAACTGACAAGGACAGCAGCAATGTTGCAACAGATTTATCAGATCCACCTACGTTaagggaaaaaaacaagtaCTTCCCCTTACTTTTAAGGAAATCATCTGATCAGATTGGTTCAGAGCTACCAATTTCATCTCTATTGACATACAAGGAAAAGTATCCCGTCTTGTTTGAATACTTATTACCTTCACAAACTTCTGCAAGTCTGGACGACATTCATAAAGTTCAACCCGCAATGAATTTACCTCCAGATATTGAAATGATTAAACaaataaaggaaattttCATGAAATCATGGGACCAAGAGCAGTTGCTACTGAAAAGTAATCTAAGAAGAGAATCCAGTTGGCCTATAGAACTAATTGATTCTCTAGATACATTGTATCTATGTGgtcaaaaaaaactctTTCAAGACTCAGTTAACATAATAAACGATTTTGACTTTCGAGTCCCTCCGTCGACAATAGAGATTATTGATATTCCTGACATCAGTACCCGTGTTCTAGAAGGATTACTCTCTGCATATGAGCTATCAATGGATAAGAGCTTACTCAACAAAGCAAAGCAAGTCGCGGATTTCATACTAAGGTCATTTGATACTCCTAATAGAATTCCTATATTAAACtatttttggaaatctGATTTGAGAAACAGGTTTCCCGATCGTACTGCTTCATCGGGTCAGTTGACCACAATGTCACTCGCGTTTATTAGATTGTCACAGTTGGCTCATTTGAATAAGTATTTTGACGCTGTAGAAAGAGTTTTTACCACGATCCGTCAATCATATAACGAATTTGATATGGATTTTATGTTACCTGATGTCGTCGATGCTTCTGGCTGCCAATTGTTAACCCAAGAGGAAATTGAGGATGGTGCACACATAAAAGAATCTAGCATCATGAAAAGcattaatgaaaatttcaagtttGTTCACTGTCAGCAACAAGGAATATTTCTAGAATCTCCAATTAGTGATGATAATTTCCAACTAAAACCTCAATATCAGGCTTATGgaataaatgaaaactcATTGCCAGTTTTAGAGAATTTACTCAAAATCGATgatctttttcaatcttcCTATGACATCTTGGACGGCTCAAGTAGAAATACCAATGCTCCTAAGAACAACCCCAATACCAATACGAATATGGAAGCAGGTAACAAATTAGTAGATGCGGATGATGAAACactagaaaaaagaaacttaaAAAATGATGTCAAAAAGGATTCGATAAAAAGCATTGTGGGCGATAAATCAGTAGTAGACTCACAAACATTTTTGACATATTTGATCAGtcatattttcaaattcatgaCTTTTCGACCCATGTTCCCGAAGCAAACGGGAAACcaaaagatgaaatttcTGAATTCGATTTTAACAAAATCCCAATTTATGCCCACAACTAACGAGTTGGATGTTACCATAAGAAGATCGTACGATGTTTCATCCAGCTCATGCAGACTTGGAGGAATTCTAGGTTTGAGTTCACGTGTTTCTCCTCAAGGTGGTACCAACAGCAAATACATATTACCATCTTCGTTGTTAGAAATGAGCGAAGCAATCACACAGAGTTGTTTTGCATTGATGGAGGCGTTTGACGGGCTAATACCCCAAAAGTTCGAATTGGATCCATgcattgatgaaattaatgGAGATTGCGAGTTTAATGGTGACATTAAATCACGAATGATTTTCAATGGAGAATatgaaacttttgaaaatgaccAGGATATTGGGATCAAAGTTTGGAAGCATGGTAGAGGTTTAAACGGCCGTAAAGTTAAGAGAAATTTAGTAGTTGAAGACATGACAACAGAGACCGAAAGCATTAAGGATGATACAGTTAGAAACGTGAAATCGGTTGCTGCAACAAACGATGGCCAAGTAACGCAAGTTCGTAGGGTTTTTACGCTCGGTAAAAGTATCAAACCGCATATAACAACAGACGACATTACTGGTTCTCAGTGGAAAAGCCATCCGGACTGGCCTTTCTGGGTCAACAAATTGGAAACCAGAAGATTATTGGATTCGAATGTCATTGAatctatattttttatgtaCAGAGTCAgtggaaaacaaaaatggaGAACTATGGGTAAGCAAGCGTTTGAAatcttgataaaaaaaataatgaactTAAATAGTGGTGCCAAAGGACTGTGGCAAGTAAAGGAATTTTacgaaaatgatgaaaaggcAAACTATGGTTTACCCAGCTATTGGTTTTCCAgaactttgaaatattaCTTGCTATTATTCAGCGATGGTGATGAGATTTCACTAGATAAATATATCATAACACAAGGAGGCCATataatcaaaaagaaatgaagtTAACGTTAAAAACATAGTACGCACATACACacacatacatatatacataatgagaagagaagaaaatgaatacTTATACAgtaatgttttttttaatgtttTGTTGTGATGGTTTCTTCACACAGCTAGTGGGTATTCACCAGCCCAGTCGtaaatttcctttttccaGGTGTCCAAAACGTCAGAGCCTTCATCGACCTTGGCTTTGAAGTCCTTTAATCTACAAGCATCCTTTGGTAAGCTTTGTTGAACTTGATGAGCAAATTCAACAGCCTTGTTAATGTATTGAACAATTCTGTGgaaatcttcttcaccCATTCCCCTAGTGGTCATGGCTGGGGCACCGATACGGACACCACCTGGAACCAAAGCTGATTTATCACCTGGAATAGAGTTTTTGTTCAAGGCAATGTTAATCTTTTCACAAATGTATTCAACACGAGCACCATCAACACCCTTCTCTCTCAAAGACACTAGAACCATGTGAGAGTCAGTACCGTTGGAAACTAATCTGTAACCCAAGTTCTTGAATTCGCTTTCCAAAGCCTTGGCgttcttcaaaacttgAGTTTGgtattctttgaattctgGAGTGGCAGCTTGCTTCAAAGCAGTGGCCAAAGCAGCAATAGTATGATTGTGTGGACCACCTTGATGACCTGggaaaacagaaaagttAATTGGGTTTTCCAAGTCGTATAGGACTTCTTTACCAGTTTTAGGGTTGACAGATCTCACACCTCTTCTGAAGAAGATCATAGCACCACGAGGACCTCTTAAAGACTTGTGGGTGGTAGTGGTAACAATATCAGCGTACTCGAAAGGAGATGGAATGACACCTGCGGCGATCAAACCAGAAATATGGGCCATGTCGACCATCAAGTAAGCACCACATTTATCAGCTATTTCTCTCATTCTTTTGTAGTCAATCAAACGACAGTAAGCAGAAGTACCAGCAACAAGAACCTTTGGTCTATATAGGATGGCGTTCTTTTCTAAAGCATCGTAGTCAATTATACCGGTTTCTGGGTTAACTCTGTATGGGAAGGATTCGAAGTAAGTGGAGACAGCAGagatttttctgttttcagTAGCGTAACCGTGAGATAAATGACCACCGTCTGGTAGGTATAAACCCATCAATCTCTCATGAGGCTTCATGATGGCTTGGTAAACTTGCAAGTTTGCAGGAGAACCAGACAAAGTTTGGACGTTAACACCCCATCTGTCAGGGGTAACGTGGAAGGCCTTCAAAGCTCTTTGTTGACATAGAATTTCCATTCTGTCAATGTGTTCATTACCACCGTAGTAACGGGCACCTGGATAACCTTCAGAGTACTTGTTGGACAAAGGAGTTCCAAGAGCATCGAAAACAGAGGTAGAAGTGAAGTTTTCGGAAGCAATCAAATCAATGGAGTGCTTTTgtctttcaatttcatcctTGATGATAGAGTCAACTTCTGGGTCAGTGTCCACCAAGTGAGAGGTGATCAACTTGTGATGAGCGTCGGATAGAGTATAAGGCATTGTATGTGGTGTTCAAACTAAACTGTTGTGGTTTGCTATAGTGCAGTATCTATCGTAGAGCCTACTATAAAATGATTAAGGACTGGACGTGAAATGAGAGAAGCAAGCTTTgcattatatataaaacaagtAGAAGAAGACTCATGGTTTCGTGCTAAGATGATTATGAATTTAAAAATTATACAGAGTAAAAACAAGACACAACCAAGAAACGAGAAACTCAAAAGATAGAGTCAAACCTTTATGGTCAAAGCTACCTGAAATGGTCATTTTTCACAAGAGTCATGTTTCGTGTATGAAAAActgtgaaaaatttcacttcttttttttcatttcttttttcctacTTTAAAAATTGGTGCGTTGCCTCTTCAAAGACGAAgtagatgaagatgaagatggtGACTCCTGCTGCTCAGACTCAATTGACTCGACCGACTCTGTCTCCTGTGGTGGCTTCAAATAGTTATCCATATACCACTGCAATTGAGCTATGCTCTCTTTGATATCACTGTAGGCAGTATGTGCAGCTTCTTTCTTCGGGTTACGTGCTTGTAGAGCTGGATTGTGTCTACGGGCAACTTCCATGATACTGCTGACGTCGACAATTCTGTAGAAGAGATGGTCAATGATCTTGGGAAACTCGCGGACCATGAACAAGCGGTCCATATGCACGCTGTTACCTGCCAGGACACCGACGTTTTTCTCTGGTATGTAGCGCTGGATGTACTCGAGAAGCTCGTCTTCCACCTGGGCCAAGGTCTTACCGCTTGCCAAGACTTTAGCCGTGAGACCACTGTCACCATGGTGCTCGATACACCACTGGTTCATTTTGTTCATAACATCGGGGCCATAGTGAATGACACTTTCGTAATGCGACTCTCCTTGACCATCGGATCCTTTGACGGGCGTTAGACGTCCATCGGTGATGATGCAACAAATCTCGATAATCTTGTCGTTCACATGGTCTAGTCCCGTCATCTCGCAATCGATCCAGACCAAAGGTTTGAATAGCTTGGTCTTAAGTTCCGGTTTTTGTGCCATTGATTGCAAGTTTTGGATGGTTCGTGGTCGTAAGTACTGTGAAACTAATCTTCTGTGCTGCAAGATGAAACTGGAGCGGGTGCGTACTATGCTTCTTGCTGGGAACAATAACCACTTCATCTTGATCTTTtatgtttatttttgaaagttcCTTCCTTTTTTCCCATTTTCTTAGCAGATTGAAAAGTTCACATAGAGTTTTTCGATATCTCTTGAGGTCCCACTTTTAAAAGGGAGAAAGAAACGGTCAAAGGAGTGCGAGTATACGCAGGGCTTGAATTATATGCATGGCCATGTATCCAGTGGCTACACTACGGACCAAGAACTACATAGTTGCTCCCAATGATTGCAATACTTGTATAAAACTACATCTTCTTGATTCTCCATCACACTTCACGAGGTGATGttcttgttgaaaaacaccactaaaaaaagaaaggaaaatgagagaatgaaaaattttcaatgaatttcTCGAAAGCGTGGAGTTGATCAAATGTTCAGTAAACAGGGTAGAGTAGAATAGGACACATCAATAACACCGAGCCAACATGCCTACTGTCTCTGTGAATAAGCAGCAATTATTTGAGCTTCTGGGCAAAAACTATACTTCTCAAGAATTCGACGAATTATGTTTTGAATTCGGCATGGAAATGGACGAGGACACCACAGAGGAGGCGTTGAAAACTGGGGAAGAGCCAGAATTGAAACTTGATATCAGTGCCAACCGTTACGATTTGCTTTGTATCGAAGGTATTTCCCAATCACTAAACGAATACTTGGAACGTGAAGAGAGACCTGATTATAAATTGAGTAAGCCAACGACTAAGTTGATCATTGACAAATCGACGGAACAAATTAGACCTTTCGCTACAGCCGCCGTGTTGAGAAACATTAAGcttaatgaaaaatcatatGCTTCTTTCATTGCGCTGCAAGATAAACTACATGCCAATCTTTGTAGAAACAGAAGCTTGGTTGCTATGGGTACTCATGACTTGGATTCAATTGAAGGTCCATTCCATTACAGAGCATTACCACCAAAGGACATCAAATTCGTACCATTGAATCAAACCCAGGAATTCACTGGCGACAAATTGATCGAGTTTTATAAGTCTCCAGAACAGAAAAACAACATCGGAAGATACGTCCACATTATTGAGGACTCCCCCGTCTTTCCAGTTATTATGGACAGCAAAGATCGTGTTTGCTCATTGCCACCATTGATCAACAGTGAACATTCAAAGATCTCTGTGGACACTCGTAACATCTTGATTGATATTACGGCAACCGACAAGACCAAAGCTGAAATTGTTTTGAATATATTAACTACTATGTTTTCACGTTATTGTGACGAACCGTTTACAGTAGAACCTGTAGAAATTGTTTCTGAACACAATGGTCAATCGCGTTTGGCACCAAACTTCAATGATAGAATTATGGATGTCTCCATCAAATACATTAACTCCTGTCTTGGTTTAGATCAATCCGCAGATGAAATTGCCCATTGTTTAAAGAAGATGTCATTACATGCTGTGCAAGCGAAGGAAAATAAGGACATCCTGCACGTTGACATTCCAGTGACAAGACCGGATATTTTGCATGCTTGTGATATAATGGAAGACGCCGCTGTCGGTTACGGTTTCAACAATCTTCCAAAGGGTGAAAAGCTTTCCAATGCTAACTTCATTGCAAAACCATTACCGATCAACAAGGTTTCCGATATTTTCAGAGTTGCATCCTCTCAAGCAACATGGATAGAAGTTCTGCCATTGACTTTATGTTCACATGAtgaaaacttcaaataCTTAAGGCAAACTGACAGCAATGACACAGCTGTCAAATTGGCCAATCCAAAGACTCTTGAGTACCAAGTTGTGAGAACAACCTTGCTACCAGGTATCTTGAAGACTGTCAAGGAGAACAGAAAGCACTCCTTGCCAATTAAAGTCTTTGAAACTGGTGATGTCGTTTTTAAAGACGAAAaattagaaagaaaagccTACAATGAACGCCACTGGGCTGCCATTTATGTGGGTAAGAACTCTGGGTTTGAGATCATTCAAGGTTTATTAGGTAAAATCATGCAAACCTTCAGAACGGCATGGATTGCCGACTATGGTGCTGCTGCTTCTGGCAGAGGTTACTGgattgaagaagacgatTCTGTGAAAACCTATTTCCCAGGAAGAGGTGCCAAGGTTATGTTTAGATCCAAAGAAGGTGTTAAGCCAGAACAAATTGGTCACTTAGGTGTCTTGCATCCTGAAGTCATGATGAATTTCGACGTTCCATTTGCTGCATCCTTCGTGGAGGTTAATGCCGAAGTTTTCCTATAATGCaatgtttcaaaaaaatcttaacgattttaaaaaacataaatagatatatatatataaacacACTTAAAGCTTACAATGTTCTGCGTAATACTATTGCGACTACTAAGCGTGCTTTCCTTTGGTCAACTTTTAAGTAGCGACTTTTTTCATAACATCAGTACATTTACGAACAGCCATACATTTTTGGtctattttcttcctgCCACATGcgttttcttgaagaagacaaTCTCGCACCACGCATAATCTGGCCTGGGATTTCCCAGAAAGTTTCAATCTGCCTGTCATTCAGCTACAAGACAAGTACCAATTGTACTTGAAATGGGAATTTAtccttgtttttctttctaacAATCTGAAAACAACCAAAACAAAGATCAAGAAACAATGGCCCCAAACGTATGATACATTACATGGAAACCGTACCCGACTCGAAGTCTCTGTTTTACTGTTATTGTAACGATCGGCTCCACAGGAGTAGTGATAGAAATTAAAATCAAATACATAAttaatgagaaaaaagaaattgtacGGAATAAAGAAGCGTCTATGTGTTTAGTtgcttttctgttttttaaaaattcaCTGACTTGAACATTGAAATCTGTGTCGACCCTCTCACTTCCTTTTTATCTGCATCTAaatgttttttgtttgaggTTCTCATATGTGATTGTTAATAGCAGTAGGCAACTTTGTGGTTTCGGGATTGAAGATCAACGAATATTCTTTTACTAACAGTACTgttctgaaaattttttgttaattttcaaaattcgGACTCTTTTTAATATAGACTTCCAGAAAGCAAAAGATTGCCAAGACCTTTACCGTCGATGTCTCTTCTCCAACTGAAAACGGTGTTTTCGACCCAGCTTCCTACGCTAAGTACTTGATCGACCACATCAAGGTCGAAGGTGCTGTCGGTAACTTGGGTAACGCTGTCACTGTCACTGAAGATGGTACCGTTGTTACTGTTGTTTCTACTGCTAAGTTCTCTGGTAAGTACTTGAAGTACTTGACAAAGAAGtacttgaagaagaaccaaTTGAGAGACTGGATCAGATTTGTCTCTACCAAGACCAACGAATACAGATTGGCCTTCTACCAAGTCACTCcagaagaagacgaagaagaagacgaagaataaattcattaatattatttaaatagagcatattttttgtataattAAAATCTTCCAAACCTAATAAATATATTTAGTGAATGTACTTTTCATcacttggaaaaaagaaaggtgAGTGAGCTCacttagttttttttttttgagttcAGATGCATCTCATCTTGAGGCCTCTTTTTTCACCTCTGGAACATTATTTATGAATTGCTTTTCAATGGTCCGATATATATCGAATACCTTTCAAAACCATATATGTTCATAACTGATCTATTATCGCAACAAGAATGAATCCGAAGAGAGTGGCTCAATTGCCTGTACACAATGAAGCTACACTTCCACCACAAGAAATCATCGATCTTTTCAAGATAAGTTTCTTGGAAGAGCTGTATCCCAAAGATCAAGACGAAGAAAAGTCTCCATTGAGTGACAAAATACAAGCAGTCAAATCTGACCTTTATAATAGAGATTATAATGCCGCTTTCAACAGCGAAGCTAAAAGAATAGCATATTGTTGTCGTTGGTCACCTTCTAGGGCAACAGGTTATGCTTCAGTGTTTGCACATTTCCCTGAGCTCCTGAAGGTCATCAGGTGCGAGATAGAAGATAAAGATTCGAACGTGTTGTGCGTCGGAGGCGGTGCTGGTGGTGAGTTGGTTGCATTAGCAAGCATATTCACTTTGTCGAGAGATTTTTCATCTAAATTCGCTACtgctttgaaaataaacaaCGAAGAAACTATAAAACCTAGAAAGCTAAACATACAATTAGTGGACATCGCTAACTGGTCCTCTGTTGTTGAAAAGCTAACAACTACAATAAAATCGAAATGGTTATATGATGATCTAGCAGCAGAATCATTCAATGTCAATTACGTCCATAAAGACTGTTTACAAATGACAGAACCACACGATCTCAAAATGTACCAGGGGCTTGATCTTATAACTTTGCTTTTTACTACAAATGAATTATTTACACAGAAGAAAGTTGAAAGTATCAAATTTCTACAACGATTGAACGAGAACTGCACCCCTGGTTGCCATCTTCTCATTCTGGAAAGTGCAGGAAGCTATTCTCACATTTCaatcaacaacaagaaatttcCAATCCAATTTCTAATCGACACTATCTTAGTGGGCAATAAAAAGGACAAAAGTTCGACGGGTCCATGGTCATTGGTGTCGGAAAGCGACAGTATTTGGTACAGAATAGATTCAAAACTCGACTACTCCATTCCGCTGGAAAACATGCGTTTCTTCTACCGCCTTTACGTCAAGAATTGACAAGTTTCACAGTAATACGATTACTTTCTATtaattgttcttttttcgaaaagttcagaaaattttttttcttcttcccaTCGACACCGAGAGAATATTAATAAGAGAGTTGAAAATTCGATTTGAAATCATAAATAAAGAAGGGGCCACGAGTTAAACAGGGTTTTCTGTGAataattgaagaaagaggTAGTATAAATCAAGTATGACCGTTCCCAGGAATCGTCCCATGGCCCCATTTGGCACCATTATCAAATCAAGAATAAAACAACCGCAGTTTTATTGGTTTATAGGTCATTTTTTAACAATCTTTAACTTTGTACAGTTTCATCTTTCAATCATGTCTAAACAAAACCAATTGTCATGCTATAGGAGGTCATTATTTTACATATCCATTACCTATGCTATTGTGCTTTACCAGTTCTTCAAAAGCGATCAGTTGAAGTTCAATTTCACGCTTTTGCGACAAGagatcaaaaaattggataaTCTGCAATATTTTTCCATGCTATTCatactttttattttatcacAGTTCAACATCATAATTAGTGGCTCGTTGTACAGCCCTGTtatcttttcaatatttcaCTTCCTAAACTACTTCAAGGAAAACCTTTTGCCATTTTTGCCTTTGCTACCATTTAAcctaaaaaatttgttgaactCTAAGATAACAGTATTCATTCAAAATTACAATGGGTTTTTCTTACAAATGGCTCAGGTGTTTGAGATTATCTGTGGATTGCGTGTAGGCCTTTTCCTAGTACCatttaactttttcttgctgTTGGTAAGAAGAGCAAACGTATCATTTGAGATAGTGGGTACAATGTTGGCAGGTTTAACGTATGTATGGTTCTTCAAGTTAAGATATTTACAAAGTGAATCAATGAGACAGATATTCAAGCAATATGTCCTTAGATTGGATGCATATGTCAGCCGTACTTTGCCCCCATCCTTTGTCCGTCTATGGAACGGCTATAAGAACTTCGTCATGGCAGTGTTTTGGAGAATACCTGTATAACAGAACATGCTCACTTTAAGTATATCTAAAATCgtttttatatatacactCTATAGAAAgcaaatatatcaaaaagCGCATAAAACTCTATGTTTAGCGGTATTTGTATTTGATTTTGGAGTCACCGTCACCTCTTTTCTCCCTTTTCATCTGTCTTTTAGATTTGGCTTGTCCTTCACCAGCATTTTTTAACTGATTGTCTGCCTGAGTTTGTTGATGGGAGCCAGGCATCACCATATTTTTAAGGCCATAAAGCTTATAGCCTGCGTATATGGGACACAATAATAAACACCACCAAAATTTAAATGTTCTGAACGCTATAATGCCAATGTTTCCAAAAAGTGATAAATACactaaatcaaaaaaatatgatattAAATTTGTATCATCGTTCAAATCTATACCTTGTTTTACCACACGGTTACCATCGTACTTTGGTTTTCCAGATATCACGATGATATAGATGGCAACAAACATAGGagaattcaaaatcacGAGCTTGATCCATTGGCCTATTGTAGCCTTACGTGAAATTAATAAACGTACAATAGCCATCCCTAAAAACAGGGACACTTGCTTGAATAAGCCTTGAATTATTTTTGCATTAGAACTAGCTTGTTTTTTCCCTGCTTTACCAGCCATTTTAGCAAAATAAACTTATACTACTATTTTATCTCTTTTCTTAAAGTCACAGATATGTATATCATCGTCcttttattgtattttttattatgttgaaatttttcatttcaaagCGCCGAACGAAGATTTGGTAATTCTATAGCAATTAGTGTACGTGGAGAGAAGGTTACCGTAAAAAGGCTCAATAGTTCTGCCCGGAAAGATCTATAAAATTAGCTAGGATAGCAGACACATCCTCAGAGTAATGTTCTCCCTTGTCcaaagatttcaaaatgtATCAAATCAGGCCTTTTCATTGGGGATTATAATGGTTGTATTTATCATGGCATCCTCGTATTATCAATTAATCAATAATAACGCGTTCTCAATACCTAGTAATATTGATAACGTGAAGACATTAGTTAACGTTAGAACAAGTAGATATTTTGGCTCACAAAGGGGCAAGGCAAAGGAAAATATGAAGATTAGATTTGACTTGAATACCGACCTCACTCCCCTATTCAACTGGAATACAAAGCAAGTATTCGTTTATCTAACCGCTGAATATAACAGTACTGAAAAAGTGTCCAGCGAGGTAACATTTTGGGATAAGATtataaaaagtaaagaagaTGCTGTGGTTGACGTGAATGATTTAAGGTCCAAATATTCTATCTGGGATATTGAAGATGGCAAGTTTGACGGTAAGGATTTAGTTTTCAAGTTACATTGGAATGTTCAACCGTGGGTGGGA
The nucleotide sequence above comes from Saccharomyces mikatae IFO 1815 strain IFO1815 genome assembly, chromosome: 12. Encoded proteins:
- the MNL2 gene encoding putative mannosidase MNL2 (similar to Saccharomyces cerevisiae MNL2 (YLR057W); ancestral locus Anc_8.39) — translated: MSIARLVHSLFRRVRSVLLLFITISLLFYYTFQNEIDILNSYALNDSLPSINNNDINIEASSNMESPDLFSASSDRIATDKDSSNVATDLSDPPTLREKNKYFPLLLRKSSDQIGSELPISSLLTYKEKYPVLFEYLLPSQTSASLDDIHKVQPAMNLPPDIEMIKQIKEIFMKSWDQEQLLLKSNLRRESSWPIELIDSLDTLYLCGQKKLFQDSVNIINDFDFRVPPSTIEIIDIPDISTRVLEGLLSAYELSMDKSLLNKAKQVADFILRSFDTPNRIPILNYFWKSDLRNRFPDRTASSGQLTTMSLAFIRLSQLAHLNKYFDAVERVFTTIRQSYNEFDMDFMLPDVVDASGCQLLTQEEIEDGAHIKESSIMKSINENFKFVHCQQQGIFLESPISDDNFQLKPQYQAYGINENSLPVLENLLKIDDLFQSSYDILDGSSRNTNAPKNNPNTNTNMEAGNKLVDADDETLEKRNLKNDVKKDSIKSIVGDKSVVDSQTFLTYLISHIFKFMTFRPMFPKQTGNQKMKFLNSILTKSQFMPTTNELDVTIRRSYDVSSSSCRLGGILGLSSRVSPQGGTNSKYILPSSLLEMSEAITQSCFALMEAFDGLIPQKFELDPCIDEINGDCEFNGDIKSRMIFNGEYETFENDQDIGIKVWKHGRGLNGRKVKRNLVVEDMTTETESIKDDTVRNVKSVAATNDGQVTQVRRVFTLGKSIKPHITTDDITGSQWKSHPDWPFWVNKLETRRLLDSNVIESIFFMYRVSGKQKWRTMGKQAFEILIKKIMNLNSGAKGLWQVKEFYENDEKANYGLPSYWFSRTLKYYLLLFSDGDEISLDKYIITQGGHIIKKK
- the SHM2 gene encoding glycine hydroxymethyltransferase SHM2 (similar to Saccharomyces cerevisiae SHM2 (YLR058C); ancestral locus Anc_8.38) encodes the protein MPYTLSDAHHKLITSHLVDTDPEVDSIIKDEIERQKHSIDLIASENFTSTSVFDALGTPLSNKYSEGYPGARYYGGNEHIDRMEILCQQRALKAFHVTPDRWGVNVQTLSGSPANLQVYQAIMKPHERLMGLYLPDGGHLSHGYATENRKISAVSTYFESFPYRVNPETGIIDYDALEKNAILYRPKVLVAGTSAYCRLIDYKRMREIADKCGAYLMVDMAHISGLIAAGVIPSPFEYADIVTTTTHKSLRGPRGAMIFFRRGVRSVNPKTGKEVLYDLENPINFSVFPGHQGGPHNHTIAALATALKQAATPEFKEYQTQVLKNAKALESEFKNLGYRLVSNGTDSHMVLVSLREKGVDGARVEYICEKINIALNKNSIPGDKSALVPGGVRIGAPAMTTRGMGEEDFHRIVQYINKAVEFAHQVQQSLPKDACRLKDFKAKVDEGSDVLDTWKKEIYDWAGEYPLAV
- the REX2 gene encoding Rex2p (similar to Saccharomyces cerevisiae REX2 (YLR059C); ancestral locus Anc_8.35), which codes for MKWLLFPARSIVRTRSSFILQHRRLVSQYLRPRTIQNLQSMAQKPELKTKLFKPLVWIDCEMTGLDHVNDKIIEICCIITDGRLTPVKGSDGQGESHYESVIHYGPDVMNKMNQWCIEHHGDSGLTAKVLASGKTLAQVEDELLEYIQRYIPEKNVGVLAGNSVHMDRLFMVREFPKIIDHLFYRIVDVSSIMEVARRHNPALQARNPKKEAAHTAYSDIKESIAQLQWYMDNYLKPPQETESVESIESEQQESPSSSSSTSSLKRQRTNF
- the FRS1 gene encoding phenylalanine--tRNA ligase subunit beta (similar to Saccharomyces cerevisiae FRS1 (YLR060W); ancestral locus Anc_8.33); the protein is MPTVSVNKQQLFELLGKNYTSQEFDELCFEFGMEMDEDTTEEALKTGEEPELKLDISANRYDLLCIEGISQSLNEYLEREERPDYKLSKPTTKLIIDKSTEQIRPFATAAVLRNIKLNEKSYASFIALQDKLHANLCRNRSLVAMGTHDLDSIEGPFHYRALPPKDIKFVPLNQTQEFTGDKLIEFYKSPEQKNNIGRYVHIIEDSPVFPVIMDSKDRVCSLPPLINSEHSKISVDTRNILIDITATDKTKAEIVLNILTTMFSRYCDEPFTVEPVEIVSEHNGQSRLAPNFNDRIMDVSIKYINSCLGLDQSADEIAHCLKKMSLHAVQAKENKDILHVDIPVTRPDILHACDIMEDAAVGYGFNNLPKGEKLSNANFIAKPLPINKVSDIFRVASSQATWIEVLPLTLCSHDENFKYLRQTDSNDTAVKLANPKTLEYQVVRTTLLPGILKTVKENRKHSLPIKVFETGDVVFKDEKLERKAYNERHWAAIYVGKNSGFEIIQGLLGKIMQTFRTAWIADYGAAASGRGYWIEEDDSVKTYFPGRGAKVMFRSKEGVKPEQIGHLGVLHPEVMMNFDVPFAASFVEVNAEVFL